The following DNA comes from Actinomycetota bacterium.
GCGACCCGCCCCGGGTTCTCGCCCAGGCGCTCGGGCAGGTTGTCGATCCAGTCCTTAAGCTTGCGCGGAACGTCGTTCGTACGGATCTTGTCACCCACGATCGGCAGGTCCTGCAGCCGATCGAGCACCCGCGGCAGCTCGCGCTGGAAGTCACGGGCCTGGCTTGCGACCGGGGGACCGAGCAGGAAGACGAGCCCGGCGATGACCCCGAGGAACGTGCTGAGCACCACGCCGACGGCGACGCTGCGGCGGATCTTGAGCCGCGCCTGAGTGCGGAGCACGACCGGGTTCAGTGCGAGTGCGAGGAGCGCGCCGATCGCGAGCCAGGTGAGCGAGCGCGACGCCGCCCGGGCCACGGCGGTCAGCAGGGTGAGCGCGAAGAGGCTGACGAGCAGGGCGAGGATGGAGCGGGGGTCGAGGTCGACGATCCTGACGTCGGTCTCCTCGTCGCGGACGGCTCCCTCGTCGCGGAAGGCTCCCCCGTCGCGCGAGGCTCTCCCGTCGCGCGAGGCCATCCCGTCCGGAGGCACGCCGCTACTGTAGCGATCGATGCCGAACGGCCCGACGACACCGTCGGACCGCCCACGCGCTCCGACCACCCTCCTCGTCACCCCCCGGTCGGTGGTCGCCGCGGTGGCCCTGCTCGGCTTGGGGCTCGTCGTCCTCGCGGTGCTGAGCTCGTCCACGCGCGTGCTCGGGTGGCTGCTGGCGAGCGGCGTGGTGGCCAGCCTGCTCTCACCGGCCGTCACCCGTCTGAGCGCGCACATCCCCCGCGTCCTGGCCTTCCTCACCGTCCTCGTGGTGCTCGTCGTCTGCGTGGGGGGCGTCGTCTGGCTGCTCGTCGACGATGTGCACACCCAAGCCGACCGCCTCCGGCGCGAGGCGCCCGCGGCGGCGCGACGCATCGAGCGGTCCGAGCGGTGGGGTGAGCCGGCGCGGGCCTTCAAGCTCGAGGCGCGCACGCGCGACTTCGTCCGCGAGCTGCCGCTCACTCTGCAGGGCGGTGACCAGGCCGAGGTGCTGCGCGCCACGGCGAGCCGAAGCGTCGCATTTCTCGCCGCCGGAGTGCTCATGATCTTCCTCATGATCCACGGCCATCGCCTCTTTCACGCGGGACTCGCGCAGATCCGCGACACCACCCGACGACGACGCGTGGAGGAGACGGTGGTGGGCGCCCACCGGCGGGCGCTCATCCACCTCGCGTGGCGGCTGGTGGTGTTCGCGGTCGTCGGAGTCGCCACCAATCTGATGATGCTTGCCGCCGACGTGCCGGGGCCGGTGGTGCTCGCCCTGTTCGTGGCCGCCTGGAGCCTGGTGCCCACGGTCGGCATCGCCATCGGCACCATCCTCGTGATCATCCTCGTGGCCGCGCTCACGTCGACGTCGACTGCGATCCTCGTGGCCGCCGGGCTCCTCGTCCTCCAGGCGGCCGAGATCCTGGTCGATCGCCGCTACGTGCATCCCGCGGTGCAGGTGGGCCCGTTCCTCAGCCTGTTCGCGTTGATGGTCGGCCTCGAGGTCTACGGCCTGGGCGGTGCGCTCGTCAGCATCGCCGTCATCACCTGGCTGGCGGCGCTGGTCGTGCAGATGGCGCCCACCGACGAGGACGTGATCGAGGCGTCCGACCTCGGCATCGAGGGCATCGGCACCGGGACGGTCGGCGAGGGGCCATGAGCGACGACAGTGGGGACCGAGAGCGCGGCGCGTCAGCCGACCCGGCGGAGGGCAGCCGCACCGCGATCATCGCCGCCTTCTTCGCCAACCTGGGCATCGCCCTCGCCAAGTTCGTGGGCTTCTTCTTCACCGGCGCGGCGTCGATGCTCGCCGAGGCGGTGCACTCGGTGGCCGACACGAGCAACCAGGGCCTGTTGCTGCTGGGCGAGCGCAAGGCCCGTCGACGCCCGACGCCCGAGCATCCGTTCGGTTTCGGCACCGAGCGCTACTTCTGGGCGTTCGTCGTCGCGCTGGTGATCTTCACCCTCGGCTCGTTGTTCGCGCTGTTCGAGGGTGAGGAGAAGCTGCGCAACCCGCACGAGCTCGACTCGGCGGGCTGGGCGGTCGCGATCCTGCTGCTGGCGATCGTCTTCGAGTCGCTCTCGCTACGCACCGCGGTACGCGAGAGCCGGCACGTCAAGGGCGACGAGTCGTGGTGGGCGTTCATCCGCCGGGCCAAGGTGCCCGAGCTCCCGGTCGTGCTGTTGGAGGACACCGGCGCGCTCGTCGGCCTTGCGTTCGCGTTGTTTGGCGTGAGCCTCGCCGAGTTCACCGGCAACGCACGCTTCGACGCGGCGGGCAGCATCGCCATCGGCGTGCTCCTGGGCGTCATCGCCATGATCCTCGTCGTGGAGATGAAGAGCCTGCTCATCGGCGAGGCGGCGTCGCCCGAGGTGACGACGAACATCGCGCGAGCGATCGAGTCCGCGCCCCACGTACGCGGCCTGATCCACATGCGCACGCAGCACCTCGGGCCCGACGAGCTGCTCGTGGCGGCCAAGCTCGAGTTCGCGCCCGATCTCACCATGCCCGAGCTGGCTCAGGCGATCGACGACGTGGAGGCGGCGATGCGCGCGGCCGTGCCCGCGGCCCGCGTGATCTACCTCGAGCCCGACATCGCCCACGCCCGGGCTACGGGTACAGCCGCGGGTTGAGCGGGCTCGCCGCCGGCTCGCCGGGCTCGACACCCGGCAGCCACGTCCTCAGGTCGTGCCGACGGAAGCCGTGGTCGGGTTGCGCGGCACGGAGACCGTCGGCGAAGTAGATCACCGTCATCACCGACCGCACGTTGCCCGTCGGGTTGGCGTCGGCGCGGTGCAGGGTCCATCCAGCGTGAAATGTGGCGTCGCCCGCGGCCGCCTCGCCGTGCGTCCTCAGCGCGATGCCTCGTTCCTCGACGAGCGCTTGGAACGCGGCGTCAGACTCGTCGGAGATGCCGAACCGGCCGAGGTAGCCGAGCTTGTGGGTGCCGGCGGCGAACGTCATCGTGCCGATCTCCGCGGGAACGTCGACGAGCGGCATCCACATCGTGATGGTCCGGTCGCTGTCGAAGGGCCAGTAGAACTGGTCCTGGTGCCAGGGCGTGTGCCCGCCGCCGGCCTCCTTGAACAGCGCCTGGTCGTGATAGAGGCGCACGCCCTCGACGCCCAACAGCTCCGCCGCGATCCTGGCGAAGCGCCGCGCGGTCACGAAGCGCCGAACACCCTCGTCGTGCACCCACAGGTTGGTCACCTGGAGGAAGGCTCTGCTGTAGGTGTCGCGCGCCTCGATCGGACGCGTCTCGGTGGAGTGCTTCTGCGTCGCCGCCTCGATCACGGGCCGGTACGCCGCGATCTCTTCCTTCGCGCAGACACCGCGCAGCACGGTGTGGCCTTCTCGCTCGAACTCGGCGACGCGGTGCTCCGGCACCGCGTAGTCGCTCGACAGATCGGGCAGAGCCGCGGACACGGCGGCACGGTAGCGCGAGCTCCGGCGCCTCGACCGGGCCCTGCCCACCGTGCACGTCGGCGAATCGACAGCCGACCTCGACCGCGAGCTCGGCGAGCTGACCGAGCAGGAGCGGGCGCGGCGCTGAGGGCGTAGCGTCGGGGCATGGACCTGGTGCTCCGTGGCGCAAGACTGGTCGACGGCACGGGCACGCCGGCCCGTGCCGCCGACGTCGGGATCGACGACGGTCGCATCGCCGCAATCGCGGCGCCGGGTGAGCTGCCGGCCGGCACCGGGCGGGCCGACGTGATCGAGCTCGACGGGCTCGTCCTCGCTCCCGGCGTCGTCGACATCCACACCCATTTCGACGCGCAGGTGCTGTGGGACCCCGACCTCACGCCGTCGTCGTGGCACGGGGTCACGACGGTGGTGATGGGCAACTGCGGCTTCGGCATCGCGCCGACGCGACCCGAGCACCGTGCGACGATCGCGCGCACGCTCGAGAACGTCGAGGGCATGTCGTTCGAGGCGCTCGAGGCCGGCATCCCCTGGACGTTCGAGAGCTTTCCCGAGTACCTCGACACGCTCGACGCCACGCCGAAGCGGCTCAACGTCGGCGCCATGATCGGTCACACGCCGCTGCGCCTCTACGTGCTCGGCGACGACGCGACGGAGCGGGCCGCCACCGACGACGAGGTGGCGCGCATGCACGACATCGTGCGTGAGGCGATCGACGCGGGTGCCATCGGGTTCGCAACGTCGAAGTCGCCGACACACTCGGGGGCCTGGGGCAAGCCCGTACCCAGCCGCTTGGCCGAGAAGGACGAGGTGTTCCGCATCGCCGCCGCCCTGAAGGACGCGGGCCGCGGCATCGTGCAGGTGACGCCCGGGGCGGGGCTGTTCCTCGACGAGTTGGCCGAGCTTGCGAAGCACGTGGGCCGGCCGGTGTCGTGGACCGCGCTGCTCACGGGTCTGTTCGGGCGGGGCAAGGCGGTCGACCTGGTCGAGCGCACGGCCGCGCTCGGAGGCGAGGTGTGGCCGCAGGTCGCGTGCCGCCCGCTCGTCATGCAGCTCAACCTGGCCGACCCGTTCGCGTTCGCCATGCTGCCGGCGTTCAAGGAGGTGCTCGCCCTCCCCCGCGAACAGCGCGCAGACCTGTATGCGGACCCGGAATGGCGCGAGCGCGCCCGACCCGAGGTGGCGTCGAGCTGGGGCTCGCGTTGGGAGAAGGCGTCGGTGCAGGAGACCGCACGGTTCGGCGCATTGGTGGGTCGACCGCTGACCGAGGTGGCGGCCGAGCGCGGCACCGAGCCGTTCGAGGTGGTGGTCGATCTCTCGCTCGAGGAGGACCTGCAGACGCGCTTTCGCATCGTGCTCGCCAACGACGACGAGGAGGAGGTGGGCCGGCTGCTGCAGGACGGGCGCACCCTGCTCGGGCTCTCCGACGCGGGCGCGCACGCGAGCCAGCTCTGCGACGCCTGTTTCTCCACCCACCTGCTCGGGCACTGGGTGCGCGAGTTGGGAGTGCTCTCGCTCGAGCAGGCGGTGTGGCGTCTCACCGGGCACCCTTCGCAGGTGTTCCGCCTGCGCGGGCGGGGCCTCGTGCGCGAAGGGTTCGCGGCCGACCTGGTCGCGTTCGATCCCGACACGGTGGGCGTCGAGCCGATGGAGCGCGTGTTCGACCTGCCCGGCGGAGCCGACCGGCTCATCGTCCACAGTCGCGGGATCGAGCACGTGTGGGTGAACGGCACTGCGATCCGGACCGACGGCAAGGACGTCGACGACGCCCGTCCGGGCGTCCTGATGCGAGGAGGCGCCCCATGAGCGCGAACGAGCTGCGCGTGATCTCTGCCGACAGCCACGTGCTCGAGCCCCACGACCTGTGGACCTCGCGACTGGCCGGCGGGCCCTTCGCGGACCGCGCCCCGAAGATGGTCGAGGACGAGCACCACGGCCACGTGTTCGTCATCGAGGGCCTCCGCCCGTTTCCCGTCGGGCTGGCGGGCGCGGCGGGCAAGTCGTCGAAGGAGCTGCGCTGGACGGGCGACCAGGTCGAGTCGCTGCGATCGGGCGGCTGGGACCCGGTGGCCCGCCTGGCCGACATGGACATGGACGGCATCGCGGCCGAGGTCCTCTACCCGTCGGTCGGGATGACGCTCGCGCAGTCGACCGACGTCGACTACCAGCTCGCGTGCATCCGCGCCTACAACGACTGGCTGGTCGAGTACTGCGAGGCGGGGCGGGGCCGGCTGGTGGGGTTGGCGATGATCCCGACCGTCGAAGTCGACGCGGGGGTGACCGAGGTGGACCGCACCGCCGACGACGGCTTGCGCGGGGCGATGGTGCCGGGCATGCCCGCCGACGGTCATTATGCCGAGGCCCGCTTCGACCCGCTGTGGGCGGCGCTCGCCCAGCGGGAGATGCCGGTGTCGTTCCACATCCTCACCGGCGCGATGGGCGGCGACCCCACGCTGCGATCGGGGATCCTCATGATGACGGTGATGAGCGTCGTGCAGCAGATGCAACAGACGCTCGCGCTGTTGATCTTCGGCGGCGTGTTCGATCGCCATCCCTCGCTGCGGGTGGTCTCCGCCGAGCACGACGCAGGCTGGGTCGCGCACCTCGCCTACCGGCTCGACCAGATGTACGAGCGCCATCACAACTGGCTGGGCCGCAACGCGGCGCCGATCCGCCGCCAGCCCAGCGAGTACCTGCGCGACAACTGCTGGTTCACCTTCCAGAAGGACCCGGTGGCGGTGGAGACGCGCGAGCGGGTGGGCATCGGCCAGCTGATGTGGGCGAGCGACTACCCGCACTCCGACTCGACCTGGCCCCACTCCCGCAAGGTCATCGAGCGTGACTTCGCGGGCGTCGGCGACGACGACCTGGCCGCCATCGTCGGGGGCAACGCCGTCGCGTTGTACGGCTTGTAGCCGTCAGACGTTCGGTCGCGCCGTCACGGCTCGGTCGGGCCGCTCTGGGCCGCCCCGGCCGAGCGGGTGAAGACGTCGGTGACACCGTTGCCGTCGCCGCTCACCATGCCGGCGTCGTCGGTGGCGAACGCCACCCAGTTGCCGTCGCCCGAGAGGTCGGCGGTGTCGACGCGCGAGGCCGGCGTGCCCGAGCCGTTGGTGCTCACGTTCCTGGGCGGACTGCCCGTGGGATCGGTGAGGTACCAGCCGTTGCGGCCCGAGATCGTGGCCTCGAAGGCGATCACGCCTCCGTTGTCGGAGAGGGCCACCTGCCGGGTCTGGGCGAAGTTGGCGAACACCTCGTGGAGCCCGGGCGCGTTGAGGTCGTAGGTGAACAGTGGCCCTCCGCTCGTGCTCCCGAACAGCACCGCGACGAGGTGCCCGTCGCCCGACAGCGCGAGGTTGAAATACGTCTGGTACTGGTGCGACAGCGTCCCGCTGGCGACGTTGGCGACGATCGTTGCGGTCGCGGTGTTCGCCACCGCGATGGCGTATGACGCGTCGCCCGTGCCGTTGTCGAGGGGGGCGAAGCCCCCGTACGCGATGCGCGTGCCGTCGTCGGACAACGGCGACGGATAGCCCGAGAAAGCGATGCCGCCGCCCACCTGCGGCATCAGCGTGGTGGTGTTGTTGAGGGTGTCGCGTACGTAGGGCCCGGTCAGCACACAGCAGAACGACATGAACTGGACGTACGCGTTGAACGACACGAACCGGCCGTTGCCGCTGATGGCCGGGTCGATCGCATCCTGGATGAACGGGTCGCCGTTGGGCTGGATGCTCACCACCTGCGTCGTGTTCATGACGCGATCCCGCAGCACAACGTCGGTCTTGCCGTCGCCGTCACCGGGGAAAAGGTTCGACGCGTTGGTCTCGAACGCGACGTAACGGCCGTCGTCGCTGATCGCCGGGTCGCGGCTGGGCCCGTTCGCCTCGGTCGCCGCGCCGGCGACGCTGACACGTTTGGTCTTGTTCGCCACGTGGTCGCGGACGAACACGTCGCTCGCCCCGTTGAGGTCGTTCCCGACGAGGTTGGTGGCGCTCGAGTCGAAGGCCACGACCCCGCCGTGCTGGGAGAGCGAAGGATGCGTGCTCGAGGCGTTGCCTTCGGTCCCGAGCCCGGACTGATTGGGCACCGAGGAGCGGGTGATCCAGGTGCAGCCCGCCAACAGCATGGGAGCCACGACCAGCACGAGGGCGCGCCTCATGCCGTGAGTTTCGCGCTTCAACGTCTCGCCCGCCATGCCCGGATCTCGTCGCCCGACGTGATCGGCGGAACGGCGCCGGCCCTTACGCAGGGGCAGGCTTCCGTTGGTCAACTGGTCGCTCTGCGCCGCGGAGCGCATCCATGCGAGCGAAATCGGGAGCCAATCCGGAAGGAGCCGCGCTGATGATCCTCATCGTCGTCAAGCACCCGGTGCGTCCGGAATACGCCGACGACTGGACCTCGCTGGTCGAGGAGTTCACCACCGCCACCCGTGCGGAGCCCGGCAACATCTCTTTCGATTGGTACCGCAGCGCCGAGGACCCCAACCTGTGGGTGCTCATCGAGACGTTCCGGGACGGCGCGGCTGGCAAGGCACACGTCGACTCGGCCCACTTCAAGTCCGCAATCGCGCGGCTGCCGCGGTTACTTGCCGACGTTCCACAGATCGTCAACGTCGAGGTTCCAGGTGAGCAGTGGGACCGGATGGCCGAACTGGACCTCGAAGGCGAACCCGAACCGTAGGCCAACCATGTTTGCCGACACCCGCATCACGCTATCGAACACCTGTTCGTCTGTCGCGGATCGCGACTAGAATTCCGGCTGTGTTGGTCGAGCGAGCGTTCACCAAGGCGGCCCGGCAGTTCGCGGGCGAGACGCGCAAGGAGACCGACATCCCCTACCTCTCCCACCTGATGTCGGTCGCGGCGCTGGTGATGGAGGCGGGCGGTGACGAGGTGCAGGTGGCGGCCGCGTTCCTGCACGACTCGGCCGAGGACAAAGGCGGGGAGGCCGAGCTCGGGCGCATCGAAGCCGAGTTCGGCGCCGAGGTCGCCGCCATCGTGCGCGACCTCTCCGACAGCCTGGTCGACACCACCGCCGGCCAGACCAAGGAGGCGTGGGGCCTGCGCAAGCAGCGCTACATCGAGCATCTGCGCGAGGCGCCCGAGCGGTCGCTGGTCGTGGCCGCCGCCGACAAGCTGCACAACGCCCGGTGCATCCTCTCCGACCTCCGGCAGCACGTCGACGTGTGGAACCGGTTCAACGAGAACGACCCCGAGCGACAGCTCGGGTACTACCGCTCGCTCGCCGCGGTCTTCCACGAGCGGCTTCACTCGCCGCTGTCCGACGAGCTGAACCGCACCGTCGCCGAGCTCGAACGCCTGGTCGGGAACGACAAATGAGCGACGCGGCGCCGCTCGCGTGGCAGCCCTCG
Coding sequences within:
- a CDS encoding cation diffusion facilitator family transporter; its protein translation is MSDDSGDRERGASADPAEGSRTAIIAAFFANLGIALAKFVGFFFTGAASMLAEAVHSVADTSNQGLLLLGERKARRRPTPEHPFGFGTERYFWAFVVALVIFTLGSLFALFEGEEKLRNPHELDSAGWAVAILLLAIVFESLSLRTAVRESRHVKGDESWWAFIRRAKVPELPVVLLEDTGALVGLAFALFGVSLAEFTGNARFDAAGSIAIGVLLGVIAMILVVEMKSLLIGEAASPEVTTNIARAIESAPHVRGLIHMRTQHLGPDELLVAAKLEFAPDLTMPELAQAIDDVEAAMRAAVPAARVIYLEPDIAHARATGTAAG
- a CDS encoding amidohydrolase, whose translation is MSANELRVISADSHVLEPHDLWTSRLAGGPFADRAPKMVEDEHHGHVFVIEGLRPFPVGLAGAAGKSSKELRWTGDQVESLRSGGWDPVARLADMDMDGIAAEVLYPSVGMTLAQSTDVDYQLACIRAYNDWLVEYCEAGRGRLVGLAMIPTVEVDAGVTEVDRTADDGLRGAMVPGMPADGHYAEARFDPLWAALAQREMPVSFHILTGAMGGDPTLRSGILMMTVMSVVQQMQQTLALLIFGGVFDRHPSLRVVSAEHDAGWVAHLAYRLDQMYERHHNWLGRNAAPIRRQPSEYLRDNCWFTFQKDPVAVETRERVGIGQLMWASDYPHSDSTWPHSRKVIERDFAGVGDDDLAAIVGGNAVALYGL
- a CDS encoding HD domain-containing protein is translated as MPAVLVERAFTKAARQFAGETRKETDIPYLSHLMSVAALVMEAGGDEVQVAAAFLHDSAEDKGGEAELGRIEAEFGAEVAAIVRDLSDSLVDTTAGQTKEAWGLRKQRYIEHLREAPERSLVVAAADKLHNARCILSDLRQHVDVWNRFNENDPERQLGYYRSLAAVFHERLHSPLSDELNRTVAELERLVGNDK
- a CDS encoding phytanoyl-CoA dioxygenase family protein; protein product: MSAALPDLSSDYAVPEHRVAEFEREGHTVLRGVCAKEEIAAYRPVIEAATQKHSTETRPIEARDTYSRAFLQVTNLWVHDEGVRRFVTARRFARIAAELLGVEGVRLYHDQALFKEAGGGHTPWHQDQFYWPFDSDRTITMWMPLVDVPAEIGTMTFAAGTHKLGYLGRFGISDESDAAFQALVEERGIALRTHGEAAAGDATFHAGWTLHRADANPTGNVRSVMTVIYFADGLRAAQPDHGFRRHDLRTWLPGVEPGEPAASPLNPRLYP
- a CDS encoding antibiotic biosynthesis monooxygenase; its protein translation is MILIVVKHPVRPEYADDWTSLVEEFTTATRAEPGNISFDWYRSAEDPNLWVLIETFRDGAAGKAHVDSAHFKSAIARLPRLLADVPQIVNVEVPGEQWDRMAELDLEGEPEP
- a CDS encoding amidohydrolase, translating into MDLVLRGARLVDGTGTPARAADVGIDDGRIAAIAAPGELPAGTGRADVIELDGLVLAPGVVDIHTHFDAQVLWDPDLTPSSWHGVTTVVMGNCGFGIAPTRPEHRATIARTLENVEGMSFEALEAGIPWTFESFPEYLDTLDATPKRLNVGAMIGHTPLRLYVLGDDATERAATDDEVARMHDIVREAIDAGAIGFATSKSPTHSGAWGKPVPSRLAEKDEVFRIAAALKDAGRGIVQVTPGAGLFLDELAELAKHVGRPVSWTALLTGLFGRGKAVDLVERTAALGGEVWPQVACRPLVMQLNLADPFAFAMLPAFKEVLALPREQRADLYADPEWRERARPEVASSWGSRWEKASVQETARFGALVGRPLTEVAAERGTEPFEVVVDLSLEEDLQTRFRIVLANDDEEEVGRLLQDGRTLLGLSDAGAHASQLCDACFSTHLLGHWVRELGVLSLEQAVWRLTGHPSQVFRLRGRGLVREGFAADLVAFDPDTVGVEPMERVFDLPGGADRLIVHSRGIEHVWVNGTAIRTDGKDVDDARPGVLMRGGAP
- a CDS encoding AI-2E family transporter encodes the protein MPNGPTTPSDRPRAPTTLLVTPRSVVAAVALLGLGLVVLAVLSSSTRVLGWLLASGVVASLLSPAVTRLSAHIPRVLAFLTVLVVLVVCVGGVVWLLVDDVHTQADRLRREAPAAARRIERSERWGEPARAFKLEARTRDFVRELPLTLQGGDQAEVLRATASRSVAFLAAGVLMIFLMIHGHRLFHAGLAQIRDTTRRRRVEETVVGAHRRALIHLAWRLVVFAVVGVATNLMMLAADVPGPVVLALFVAAWSLVPTVGIAIGTILVIILVAALTSTSTAILVAAGLLVLQAAEILVDRRYVHPAVQVGPFLSLFALMVGLEVYGLGGALVSIAVITWLAALVVQMAPTDEDVIEASDLGIEGIGTGTVGEGP